The Saprospiraceae bacterium genome contains the following window.
AATCCAACTACATCGACTCTTTTTTGGGGACCCTCTATGGTATAAGGTCCAAAGCTTTTAAAATAACCATTGCCATCAGTCAGTGTAACTGAATACGTTCCACCAGGTAAATTATTTATGTCTTTTGTTTTAGCACCATTCGTCCATTTATAGGTAATCGATCCATGGCCACCGGTAACATTTAAATTTATTTTCCCATTATCCCCACACGTAGAATGCGTAATTACAGAAGTTGCATTCATTGCAAAACTCTTGGTAATCCAATTGGAATAATTTGAATACGTCCGCTCAATGATTTCCCAAGTTCGTTTATCAGGAGAAATGACATAGAGCAAGGGATAATAACTATGATAATATTCACTGGCAACAGTTGGACCATTGGTTGCAGATAAATTAGCAACCCGGTAAGGCACCCCGGTGACCCAATCTCCCCAGGTATAATCATTGCATCCGGCTGGACCAAATAAACATTCGGTATTGGTTTTCCAATCTGCTTCCAGCATGATTGCGGTGGTACTTGCTCCTAAATTATTGACCACCTGATCGAGGACATGGCTCTCATGAAAGTGCCAGCAGAAACCACACCAGGTAGCTTCAAACCCAACACAAGCCGATTTATTATTGCCCATCATGGCATACAGACTGTAGACATTGCCATAAACATCTTCCACATCAAAATCCGGCGCTACCGATCCATTGGGCAATTGTGAATGGACAGGCTGCAAAAAAGCCAAAAGGAAAAGCGTGATGAAGAACCGGATCATTTGCAGTGAATTTGAAGTAAATATAATCAATTACGAATTATTGCAGCGTAGTGAAAATCCCGCGTACTTGTGAGACGGACAGGCAATTACGAATTACGGATTACGGATTACGAATGGTTAGATATGAAGCCTGTCGTCTATAGTCTATAGGTAAATGCCTAACAAGGGTGAATCAATTAGGAATTACAGAATCCATTGCGAAGTATGGAATGTTGCGGTATAAGTCAAGCGAACTAAACTAATTGAAGAAACATGAGATTGTGTATTGGAGGAAGTCGGAGGTCACTTTTTGAACTCAATTTAAGGTAGGCTGTGATTAGATAATTTGGACAAGCTGGCATTTCAATAATCCGTGTTTGTGCTTCTATCTTTGTGTTGTGAAATTCATTGGTACTAAATATTTCTTGCAGTGGTTTAATTTTTAGAAACTGATTTTGCGGATAAGATCCGGTTTTTAGATCAAATAAAATATCGGGCAAACACATTGCGTGAAGGCTGTATTCAAAGTCATCATATCCTTCAGGGTAACTGAGATGATTGTATTCCTGGATTTCAGGGACGTTGATTTGAAATGAGATGTCAGAAATTCTTTTGCATTCGCATTGAATTGAAGTATAATCCAATAACCTCGTTTTTGACAGTTGATGCATCCGCAGTAATTCCCTGGAATTTGAAAATTGCAAATTTCTTTCACCGATACCATTCACCGTATCGGCTTTCAGTATCTGCCTTAATAAGGCATTGAATTGATCGTAATGTGGTTTATACCATAGCGGACTGAATTTCCTCATGCATCTTTTAATGTACCCCGCCAGTTTACCCATGGCACCAAACTCCAAATTATTTTGCCGTATTCTGGCACAGCTCGGCCGGGTTTTAATTTGCTTTGCGGAGGGACCTCCCTTTAAAGAAACAATGGTTTCACCGTTTAACTCATAAAAACGCAAATCACCAATACTTCCCACCAAAAATTTACCGCCAATTAATTTTGCCATGATCAATTGTTATTAAGTTAAATCCATAAGTGGTCTATCTCCATGATCAATGAATACTTAAAGTACAAATGAAGAATAGATACTTTGTAGATACAACGTAGTTCGTCCCAGGAATAATTCCCAGAAATCAAATTTTAACTAAATATCGAAAGCATTCTTTTCCCTTATTTTCCCATCCTGATGGGAACAACCCCGGGTCAGTATGGGAAAAAAAGGGAGACTGAAGGGGGAAAAGAGAAGTTAGTTGTTAGTTGATAGTTGATAGTTGATAGTTGATAGTTTGAGATTTGTTAGTTGTTAGGATCTTGAGCATTGTGCATTTTCTTTTTCAATTTAATGGTATGATTACGATTAGACCATTGCAACAGGCTCTCCTAAATTAAACATTAAATTCATGCATTTCGTTCCTCATTGCATATTTTTCAACCAGAGAATAGAAGTTAAAAAAGCTGATAAGCTATAAAGCTAATAAGGTCAGTTCAATCTAAAGTTTGTAGATTATATGCAGCAGGTCAGAAATTTAATTTCCTGAATTTATAATATTGCAGCATTGTAGAATTGTAGAATTGCAGCATTCTTTAGTCTTTAGCCTCTACAGACTTCCCTTCTATAGACTCCCCCTTATTCTTCTTCCAATCCGTCATCCTCCGGTTTTTCCATTAACCAAAACTGATTGATTGATTCTCCTTTTAAGATGTGGATGCGTTGAAGATTGACCAATTCAAGTATGCCCAGAAAAACAATGATGGCGTGGATTCGGTTTTTACATTCTTCAAACAGGTTTTCAAAATTTACTTTTCCACTAAGATGGATTTTGTGAATGACTTTTTCTTGTTCATCTACAATTTCAAATTTGTAATTGTAGATTTTATGTACTACTGTTTTGGACCTTCTTCAAAGCGCTGCATAACCTTTTGAAATACTTTCATCAGGTTAAAAAGATTCAGCGTCTCCCATTCCGCATCGACTAAGGCTTTACTTGCAAGACTTTCAAATTCCTTTTTCATATTTCCACGCGGAACTCTAAAATAACGATCGTCTTCCATCTTGCTCATTTCATCAATCACCTCACGAACTGATTTATATTCCAACAGTCTTTGAACCAATTCTTTTCTTGGATCTATTTCCTGGTTGTTTTCATCCAGTTCTTTACGTGGGAGGAGCATTTTTGCTTTAATCCGAATTAGGGTGGCTGCAACAAGAATAAACTCACTGGCTAAATCTAAATTCAGGGACTCAATGTGACGAACGTATTCTAAAAAATCTTCGGTGATTTTGGCTATAGGTATATCGTAAATATCAAGTTCGTCTCGTTCGATAAAAAACAAAAGCAGGTCAAAGGGACCTTCAAACTGCTGTAACTTAATGGTATACGTATTCATTTTATTCTAAAAAGGAAGGCGAAGTTACGGTAAATGAACTGGGTTTTCGGGGAAAATGTGAGGGCTGGTACTTAAAAATTACGGTTTCTTCCGAAGAAGCTTGTGCTTTTCTGGAAGATGGGTTTGCTTCCTTTACCTTAGCTTTATGTCAGTAGTAGGTTTGCATTTGATTCCGGTACCCATTGCCGGAGGAAATTTAAATTCATTGAGTGAATCCTCTCTTGAAGCAGCCAGATCTTTAAAACATTTTGTGGTTGAACGAGCTAAGACTGCCAGAGCCTATCTTAAATTGATTGAGCACCCTACGCCAATCAATCTCATAGAGATTTTTGAGATTCCTCCAAAAGACGAATCCTTGTTTTATCAAGACATGCTGAATTTACTTAAAAACGGTACGTCTTTGGGGATGGTTTCAGAAGCAGGCATGCCCTGTATTGCCGATCCTGGATTTCCTTTGGTTTCAAAAGCCCATCAAAATGGAATTCCTGTCTTTCCTTATCCGGGACCCAATTCCATTTTAATGGCTTTAATGGCCAGTGGATTTAATGGACAAGAATTTCATTTTCATGGCTATCTGCCGGCTAAAAAAGATGAATTAAGACACAAACTGATTTGGATTTTGAATGAAATCCGTAAATCGCATGCAACGCATATTTTTATGGAGACTCCTTATCGCAACAAACAAATTCTTGAATTGATTCTGACCCACATTCCATCGGATATGAAACTTTGCATTGCATCCAATTTAACCGGTCCGGATCAAGTCATAGAATCCCGTTTGATTAAAAAATGGAATCTTCAAGATCTTGTAAAATATTATGATTCACCAAGTATTTACTTGTTGTCAAAATAAGTTGAATTTGAAAAATATCCTTTTTGTTTTTTGCCTGTTCCTACAATTCGAATTGTCAGCTCAGGTAAAAGCGGTATTTGAAATTACCAAAGAATCCAACAGACTGGACACGCCCAAATCCTGGAAACTCGTTTGGCATGATGAGTTTGATGGAAATCAACTGGATGTCAGTAAATGGTTTAGTTATTATCCGTACACAGCATCCGGATTGGATACCTGTCCTGCCTGCCGGACCCTGGGAGGCGATTTGGTATTAACAGATAGCAACCTGGTGATTTCAAATGGTACCTTAAAAATTATTGGAAAAAAACAGAAGGCAACATGGTATGGTAAAGAGTATCCTTACACCTCCGGGAATTTATTTTCTAAACAAGGATTTTTATACGGTCGATTTGAAATTCGTTGCAAATTGCCCCCCGGATTGGGTATGTGGCCTGCATTTTGGACCTTAGGTGAAGGGGTATTGGAAGAAATTGATGTTTTTGAAATAAATGGACGGTATATGCGACAGTTTCAAACCAATTACCATCATTGTTATGAAGCACACAATAATTGCCAGGATCCGAAATGGCATTTAAGTCCGGCATTGCATGAAGGATTTAATGTATTTGCCATTGAATGGGATCCATTTTTTATAAGATGGTATGTCAATAATAAATTGGTGCGAACCATGGCAGGATATGAATCCAGTTTAAGAAATCGAAAAATTAAAAACTACAAATTAAAACCCGGGATATACAATCAAGTTGCGCACTTTCCCAAAACAAAAGCCCGCATTATTGCTGGTTTGGGTATCGATTCACCTAAACATGGTAAATTATTGAAATCAAAATTATTTCCAGCGGTATTTGAAATTGACTATATCCGGATTTATGAAACTCAGGCAAAAGAATAATGCTCTTTGTCTGCATAACTGTGAACAAGCTGAGGACTTAATGCTTTAAATTGATAACCTAACAGACTATAATATTCTAAAATTCTGGGTAAGACTTCGTACAACTTTTTAGCTGATTTCAGCGAGTCGTGAAATACAATGATGGATCCCGGTTGGGTGTTTTTAATTACATTACTAAAACAAGCCTCTGCACTGAGATTGGGATCAAAATCTCCACTCAATACATCCCACATTACAATTTGATAATGCCGTTTTAAAAATCGGGTTTGAGAAGGTCTCAATCGTCCATATGGAGGGCGAAATAGATTTGATCCACTGATTTTAGCCCCTTTTTGTACATTTTGAAAGTAGGTTGGATTATCGGTACACCAACCTGATAAATGGTTATAGGTATGATTTCCAATGGTGTGGCCTTGATCTATAATTTGATTAAATATAGCAGGAAAGCGTTCGATGTTTTGTCCGACACAAAAAAAGCTGGCTTTGGCATCAAATTCTTCCAACTGCTCAAGGACCCAGGGGGTTACATCAGGAATCGGACCATCATCAAATGTAAGGAATAGCTCGGGCCTTTGGCTTTCAACCCGCCACAGAAGCTCTGAAAACATGCTCTGTAAAAACCGTGGAGTAAAACTCAGATACATGGAGATATAAGAATCTACGTGTAAAGATGGCTTTTGGATTTCGGCTTTTTAGGAATATTTTAGTGATTAACAATACCTTATATTCTAAATCCCCTGATTTTAGGTCTTATTTTGAAAAGGACTTTGGATATTTGCAAAACACATTCATACCAATATGCTTCGAACTGTCCGCTTACGATTTGCTCCCAGTCCAACCGGACCGCTTCATATTGGCGGAATCCGAACCGCATTGTACAATTATTTGTTTGCAAAACAACAAGGCGGGACATTTATCCTTAGGGTTGAAGACACCGATCAGGGGAGATATGTTGAAGGAGCAGAAGCTTATATCATCGAATGCCTTAAATGGGTAGGCTTGATTCCGGATGAAGGACCGGGTTTTGGAGGTGAATTTGGGCCATATCGACAATCAGAGCGCAAAGATCTTTATTGGAAGCATGCACAACAGCTCATCGATGCCGGAGAAGCCTATTATGCTTTTGATACAGAAGCCGAATTAAATGAACTCAGAGCTTCTAATGGGGGAAACCAAAAATATGATTTTAATACCCGCCTTAAGATGCGGAATTCTCTGAATCTATCTAGTGAAGAATGTAAAGAGTTGTTGGCAAACAATACTCCGTATGTTATCCGATTAAAAGTACCTGCCAATGAAGATGTACTGATTCAAGATTTGGTGAGGGGTTCCGTAAGATTTCATACGGTGGATTTGGATGACAAGGTGCTGATAAAATCAGACGGCATGCCAACCTATCATATGGCCAATGTGGTAGACGATTATTTAATGCAAATCACACACGTCATTCGAGGTGAAGAATGGTTGTCTTCAACAGCACATCACGTGTTGTTGTATCAAGCATTTGGATGGACCGATCAGATGCCTGAATTTGCGCACCTGCCATTAATATTAAAACCAACGGGTAATGGCAAACTTTCTAAACGGGATGGTGCCCAATTTGGATTTCCGGTATTTCCTATTGATTGGAAAACAGCAGAAGGCGAAACGTATCAAGGGTTTCGTGAATATGGATTCGAACCCGATGCATTACTCAATTTTTTAGCATTTTTAGGTTGGAATGATGGAACGGATCAAGAAATTTTTACACTTGATGAAATGATCCAGGCATTTTCTATTGAAAAGATTGTTAAATCAGGGGCACGTTTTGATTTTGAAAAAGGCAAATGGTTTAATCAACAATACATGCATCGAAAAAGTGATGAAGCATGTGTCCATCGAATCCTTCATGATTATAAAATGCAAGATCAAGAAATTTCAATAGAAGAAGCAAATACGATTTGTAAATTGTACAAAGACAGGATTCATTTTTTTAAAGAATTTTATGAACAATCCCATGCATTTTTCAAAGAACAACTTGTATATGATTCACAATTTATACAAAGCAAACTAAAACCGGAATTTTCAAGTATACTTAACAAGGTAATTGGCTTTTTAGAAAATCAAATCGATTGGCAAGCTGAACCGATTGAATCTGAATTGAAAGAATTTATTAAAAACCAACAGATCAAAGCCGGAGAATTATTTCCATTATTGCGGGTATGTATGACTGGAATCCCAACCGGACCGGATGTATTTAAAATGATTGCCTTTCAGGGAAAAACTAAATTAATTCAAAAAATAAATTTGTTTATTAAACAAATGCCCATTAATCAAAGCATATGAAATTAAAATTTTGCGGTGCATCCCGGGAAGTTACCGGCTCCTGTCATTTACTTACCTTAGACAATGGGTTTAAAATCTTATTGGATTGTGGAATGTTTCAAGGAAGGCGTGAAGACGATGATACGATCAACGCCACCTGGCCTTTTCAACCAGCAGAAATCGATTTATTGATTTTATCACATGCACATATTGATCATTGCGGTCGGATTCCAAAACTTGTAAAAGATGGCTTTCGGGGAAACATATATTGTACACATGCAACACGCGATCTGGCATCCATCATGTTGATGGATACAGCCCATATCCAGGAACGCGATGCCGAGTTTGACAACAAGCATCTTGAACGAAAGAAACAGCGCAATCCGAATTTTAAATACACAAAAGTAAAACCCATTTACAATGCAGCCGATGTGGCACAAGCCATGAAACTTTTTGTTTCAGTTTCTTATGACCGTTGGATTGAATTGGTTAAAGGAGTTAAATTGGTATTTACAGATGCCGGACATATTTTAGGATCTGCCAGTGTCAATTTGGTAATCAATACCGGAGGGGATGAAATGCGCATTGCATTTACCGGTGATATTGGAAGGCCCAACCGACCTATCTTACGGGATCCACAAGACATGTGGCCTGCGGATGTCATCATTTCAGAATCTACTTATGGAGATAAACTGCATTTAGAAAAGCCTGCTGAAAAAGCACGCTTTATGGAAATCGTAAATCAAACCTGTTTTGAAAGACGTGGCAAAGTTATCATCCCTGCATTTAGTTTAGGCAGAACGCAAGAGTTGGTTTTTATTTTAGATCAACTCGTCAATGAAGGTAAATTAAACAACCTACCGGTTTATGTTGACAGTCCATTGGCTGTAAATGCTACTGATATTTTCAAAGCACATTCAGAATGTTTTGATGATGAATTGCATCGTTACATTGTAAAAGATCCTGATCCATTTGGATTTAAACGACTGAGTTATATTGTAGATGTTCGCGAATCAAAAAAACTAAACAGCAGTAAGGAACCAGCCATTATAATATCTGCTGCAGGCATGTTAAATGCAGGCCGCATCCAGCATCACGTTTACAACAACATTGAAAATCCAAACAACACCATTTTATTGGTTGGCTACTGTGCTCCTTATACTCCCGGCGGACAATTGCAACGCGGTGCCACTGAAATCAAGTTACTAGGAGACGTCAAACAAGTAAATGCCCAAATTGAAATCATGGATTCCTTTTCTGCACACGGCGACCAAAAAGAAATGAGTGATTTTCTAAGCAATCAAAACAGTACTTGTAAAAAACTATTTTTGGTTCATGGTGAATATGAAACACAGATCGCTTATAAAAATTTTCTCATCAAAAAAGGATTTAATGGAATTGAAATTCCGGAGTTTAAACAGGAGTTTAGTGTATAGGTGATTGGTGGTAGGTGGTAGTTGGTTGTTGGTAGGTGATAGTTGAGAGTAGGAAGTTGCTTGTTTTCCTCTTTTCCTCCTTTCTTCTTTTCTTCTTTTCTTCTTTGCGACTCTGCGAGAAATTAAATTAGTTGACAGTTGTTAGTTGATAGTTGATAAGCATTGTAGCATTGCAAGATTGCAAGATTGCAGCCCGCCCGATCTAACCTCGGCGGGGACGCCGTCGGTAACTTGTTGTTATAGATAGATGATTGCAGAATTTCCTACAGACTATAGACTTTTTAAATGAATGTCTAAACCGACATAAATAATTTGGTCTGTGAAATCGACCTTAACTTGTAAATTTGTCATAGGCTTGGTTTTAAGTTGATTATTAAATTGAGAATTTTCAACCCTAAACTAAGCCTTATTTTATTACATGGATTCTTCCTTTCTACAGACTCTTCCTCACATTAAACCATTGCAGGATTGTAGAATTGCAGCATCGATCCACTGCTTCAATTCCTTAAGCATATCCCCTCTAACCTCGGCGGGGACGCCGTCGGTAAATTGTTGCTATAGATAGATTATTGCAGAATTTCCTACAGACTATAGACTTCCTTTCTATAGACTCTTCCTCACATTGCAGTATTTCTTAAATTCGATTATCACTTTCCAAAAATCGGTTCCAAGATTCAAGGGTATCGATATCCTCAAGAACTTCCAGCATTTTATAAGAAAGATTTAATTGTTTTAAATCTAAAAGGCTTTCATACAATACCGTCGCACTACTCCAATTTTTATCTTGAAATAAACGTGCTTGCAAACTGTTCAATCCAAGTAAATAATAACCACCATCTTTTGCAGGACCAATTACACAATCGTAGGTTTCTAAAAGTACACTTGCGGCTTCAAGGTGAGCTGTTTTTAGATAGGGACAATCACTGCCAATTATTATAACTTTTTTGTGTTGTTGAAATAATTCACGGAAAGCATGTTTCATTCGTAAGCCGAGATCGTTTCCGGATTGTAATTTTTTATTAAACAAACTGGAATCCCATGCATCGTCTGTATGGATATAATCACTGTAAAATAAAAACTTTGGACCCTGGTAAATAATGCACTGCTTTCGAGTTAGCTCCTGCAATTGCAAATAAATTTGTAAAGCCATTTCATCGCCGGCAGTTTTTGCAATGCGGGTCTTCACCTGTCCTAACACAGGATTTTTGATAAATACAATTAGAGCAGCGAGACTAGACAAACAGCTTGATGAATGGTTAGCGCAGACGATCCATAGATTTTACCAGGTCCTGGTCCCGACGGATGGCTCTTACAGCCAACCAGACGAGCACGATGCCGGCCATACTAAAATACATGCCATTGGCGGGAATAAATTCAGCCAACTTCTGATATTTAAAAACACTCCAGAAACAGGCGCCAATACAAAATAACATATGCATTAAACTGGAAACGGCTGCTAAAATGATTTGCATCCCCCGTTCTTTGTACAAGAAAACCGATATCAATGCCATCAAAGCAGAAACCCCTGAACCTATCTGAATCAGCATACTTTCATTTGCATAAAATGTGGAATCAGAAAAATAAGCTTCTCCCGGGTTTTGTGAAGTCATTAAAATCATAGATGGAAACCACAAGGCCGCAAAACAAATGGCTGCCAAAAACATATAAATACTTTGAATTCGTTGTATCATCACTTAGATTTTGGCCGAAAAATAGCTAGAATTGGCCATTAGCACACAAAAAATACTGGCCGTTTCCTGTTAATTTTGCCAAATTCCAAACCGTCTATATGCCTCATTTAAGCTATTGGGAAAATTCGTTTTACTTTAAAAATACTGATGTCGTCATCATTGGGGGTGGCATTGTTGGCTTGAGTACGGGTATTTCTTTGTTAGAGAAACAAGCTCATTTGCGGGTTTTAATTGTGGAACAGAACTACCTGCCATTAGGAGCGAGTACAAAAAATGCTGGTTTTGCCTGTTTTGGCAGTCCTTCTGAACTATTGGACGATCTGAGTAAAACCAATGCTGAACAGGTATTCCATCTATTTAACAGGCGTTTTCAAGGCATTCAGAAGCTCATCCAACGGACCGGGCCGACTGCGCTGGATCTGAAACCTTATGGAGGCTACGAATTAATCCACCCTGAATTGAGTCGCATCCAGGTGGGTCAAAAAGAATTAGACTATCTAAATCAGGAAATTGAGCATCAAACCGGATTAAAAACCTATTACCGGTTTAAAAATGAAGACCTGGAAGCCTGGGGATTAAATCGCTTTGAGTCTTTGATTGCAAATGAACATGAATCTTGCATCAATCCCATGTGGATGATCCATACCTTACAGGAGTTATTTCGATCGAAAGGTGGTAAATTAATTCATGGAATTGGCATCAAGTCCTGGCAAAGCCGGGAAGAAGCTGTTGAAATAGAATTGGAAGATGCCTTCCGATTTCATGCGAAACAATTGCTTTTTTGCGTTAATGGTTTTGCAAAACGATTTTTTCCGGAGTTGGAAGTAAATCCAGCCAGAAATTCCGTCTTGCTTATAGAAGCTGAAAAGATGATCCCATTTAGAGGCTGTTTTCACATAAATTGCGGATATGTCTATTTCCGCGAATTAGATGGAAAGCTCTTAATTGGAGGGGGTCGTAATTTGGATTTTAAAACAGAATCCACCGATGCTTTT
Protein-coding sequences here:
- a CDS encoding DUF4293 domain-containing protein → MIQRIQSIYMFLAAICFAALWFPSMILMTSQNPGEAYFSDSTFYANESMLIQIGSGVSALMALISVFLYKERGMQIILAAVSSLMHMLFCIGACFWSVFKYQKLAEFIPANGMYFSMAGIVLVWLAVRAIRRDQDLVKSMDRLR
- a CDS encoding TIGR04282 family arsenosugar biosynthesis glycosyltransferase, which codes for MSSLAALIVFIKNPVLGQVKTRIAKTAGDEMALQIYLQLQELTRKQCIIYQGPKFLFYSDYIHTDDAWDSSLFNKKLQSGNDLGLRMKHAFRELFQQHKKVIIIGSDCPYLKTAHLEAASVLLETYDCVIGPAKDGGYYLLGLNSLQARLFQDKNWSSATVLYESLLDLKQLNLSYKMLEVLEDIDTLESWNRFLESDNRI
- a CDS encoding SAM-dependent methyltransferase; protein product: MSVVGLHLIPVPIAGGNLNSLSESSLEAARSLKHFVVERAKTARAYLKLIEHPTPINLIEIFEIPPKDESLFYQDMLNLLKNGTSLGMVSEAGMPCIADPGFPLVSKAHQNGIPVFPYPGPNSILMALMASGFNGQEFHFHGYLPAKKDELRHKLIWILNEIRKSHATHIFMETPYRNKQILELILTHIPSDMKLCIASNLTGPDQVIESRLIKKWNLQDLVKYYDSPSIYLLSK
- a CDS encoding glycoside hydrolase family 16 protein; protein product: MKNILFVFCLFLQFELSAQVKAVFEITKESNRLDTPKSWKLVWHDEFDGNQLDVSKWFSYYPYTASGLDTCPACRTLGGDLVLTDSNLVISNGTLKIIGKKQKATWYGKEYPYTSGNLFSKQGFLYGRFEIRCKLPPGLGMWPAFWTLGEGVLEEIDVFEINGRYMRQFQTNYHHCYEAHNNCQDPKWHLSPALHEGFNVFAIEWDPFFIRWYVNNKLVRTMAGYESSLRNRKIKNYKLKPGIYNQVAHFPKTKARIIAGLGIDSPKHGKLLKSKLFPAVFEIDYIRIYETQAKE
- a CDS encoding MBL fold metallo-hydrolase — its product is MKLKFCGASREVTGSCHLLTLDNGFKILLDCGMFQGRREDDDTINATWPFQPAEIDLLILSHAHIDHCGRIPKLVKDGFRGNIYCTHATRDLASIMLMDTAHIQERDAEFDNKHLERKKQRNPNFKYTKVKPIYNAADVAQAMKLFVSVSYDRWIELVKGVKLVFTDAGHILGSASVNLVINTGGDEMRIAFTGDIGRPNRPILRDPQDMWPADVIISESTYGDKLHLEKPAEKARFMEIVNQTCFERRGKVIIPAFSLGRTQELVFILDQLVNEGKLNNLPVYVDSPLAVNATDIFKAHSECFDDELHRYIVKDPDPFGFKRLSYIVDVRESKKLNSSKEPAIIISAAGMLNAGRIQHHVYNNIENPNNTILLVGYCAPYTPGGQLQRGATEIKLLGDVKQVNAQIEIMDSFSAHGDQKEMSDFLSNQNSTCKKLFLVHGEYETQIAYKNFLIKKGFNGIEIPEFKQEFSV
- a CDS encoding FAD-binding oxidoreductase, with protein sequence MPHLSYWENSFYFKNTDVVIIGGGIVGLSTGISLLEKQAHLRVLIVEQNYLPLGASTKNAGFACFGSPSELLDDLSKTNAEQVFHLFNRRFQGIQKLIQRTGPTALDLKPYGGYELIHPELSRIQVGQKELDYLNQEIEHQTGLKTYYRFKNEDLEAWGLNRFESLIANEHESCINPMWMIHTLQELFRSKGGKLIHGIGIKSWQSREEAVEIELEDAFRFHAKQLLFCVNGFAKRFFPELEVNPARNSVLLIEAEKMIPFRGCFHINCGYVYFRELDGKLLIGGGRNLDFKTESTDAFGINETIKMYLIDLVSQYILPGQKLNVVEQWSGILGLGEVKKPIIKQLAQNIYVAVRLGGMGVAIGSLVGEEAADFLLKKEPFA
- a CDS encoding polysaccharide deacetylase family protein — encoded protein: MYLSFTPRFLQSMFSELLWRVESQRPELFLTFDDGPIPDVTPWVLEQLEEFDAKASFFCVGQNIERFPAIFNQIIDQGHTIGNHTYNHLSGWCTDNPTYFQNVQKGAKISGSNLFRPPYGRLRPSQTRFLKRHYQIVMWDVLSGDFDPNLSAEACFSNVIKNTQPGSIIVFHDSLKSAKKLYEVLPRILEYYSLLGYQFKALSPQLVHSYADKEHYSFA
- a CDS encoding glutamate--tRNA ligase — translated: MLRTVRLRFAPSPTGPLHIGGIRTALYNYLFAKQQGGTFILRVEDTDQGRYVEGAEAYIIECLKWVGLIPDEGPGFGGEFGPYRQSERKDLYWKHAQQLIDAGEAYYAFDTEAELNELRASNGGNQKYDFNTRLKMRNSLNLSSEECKELLANNTPYVIRLKVPANEDVLIQDLVRGSVRFHTVDLDDKVLIKSDGMPTYHMANVVDDYLMQITHVIRGEEWLSSTAHHVLLYQAFGWTDQMPEFAHLPLILKPTGNGKLSKRDGAQFGFPVFPIDWKTAEGETYQGFREYGFEPDALLNFLAFLGWNDGTDQEIFTLDEMIQAFSIEKIVKSGARFDFEKGKWFNQQYMHRKSDEACVHRILHDYKMQDQEISIEEANTICKLYKDRIHFFKEFYEQSHAFFKEQLVYDSQFIQSKLKPEFSSILNKVIGFLENQIDWQAEPIESELKEFIKNQQIKAGELFPLLRVCMTGIPTGPDVFKMIAFQGKTKLIQKINLFIKQMPINQSI